The following DNA comes from Chiloscyllium plagiosum isolate BGI_BamShark_2017 chromosome 12, ASM401019v2, whole genome shotgun sequence.
AAGCATCCATTTCCATCATTTCCATCTCCAATGAGATGCCAtgaccagacacacattcccctcccttcCCCTGTCAGCATtccgcagggactgttccctttgcCTCCATCCCCAACATTTCCTCACACTCACAAGACCCCTTCCCATGCAATCCTAAAGATGTAGCTCCTGCCCATTTAACTCCTTCCTCGTAACCATCTAACGCCCctgacataccttccaggtgaagcaatgagTTACCTGCACTTCATTGAATCTTGTGTACTGAATTCATTGTtcataatgtggtctcctgtacattggggagatgaaatgcagactgattAACAGCATCCAGTcccctgtcacttcaacacaccacagaTTTCCCATGTTAACATTTTTGtcacaggcctgctgcagtgtttcagACAGCCTCAGCATAAGCTCAAAGAACCACATCTAATTTTCTGCAAACCTCAACACAAGCATGAAGaataacatctcattttccgcttggggccTTGTAGCCTCTAGGACTCAATACCTGAGTTAGTAACTTTggagcctgattccatccttccatatTTTATTACCCACTGCACACCcagtcctgttatgacatgggttgcttttagcactGTCACCCATTTGCAAGTACTGCTAGGTCAATTATTACATTatatgggttgcattcagcacagCTAACCCATATTTTCACTCTTGGCTCTTGTTATCActtgttcagctcttttgtcttgGCCAACTATCCATAATTTCCTTGTTTACTTATCCCTTtcatctagagggcataggtttaagctgagaggggtaagatataaaagggaccaaaagggcaacgttttcacacagcgTGTGgcgcctgtatggaatgagctgccagaggaagtggtggaggctggtacaactgcaacatttaaaaggcatctggatgggtatatgaataggaaaggtttagagggatatgggccacgtgccggcaaatgggactagattgggttgggatatctggtcagcatggacgagttcgaccgaagggtctctttccatgctgtacatctctgactatgattatgactatgactatctcggctctgcctccacctatctgctcccctCTCCCTTTTTCCTACCCCTATCCCATTTTGGCTTCAGCTTAAATACCACTTTTTCCTGTTTATttactgttctgatgaagaattattgaactcaaaataTGAACTCTGCCCTCTTCCCAcacgttgccagacctgctaggtttcctcagcaacttctgtttttgtcccaaTACTCATTCACTGTTTTATCTGCCAATTTTTGATTCTAATCTATCTGATCATGAGCTCATTGAAATTACCACCCTTCCAGTTGAGTATTTTCATGTTTGATTGTTCtatgtcctttttttaaacttgataTTATGAtgactgttttccaaatgctcaaCTGCTGAAGAATTTTCCACTTGTCTCATTTCATTGCCCACAAAGAGATCCAGCACTGCCTTCTAGGGTGAATTTCCACCTGAAGCAGTGACTGTTGGAGTGAATCACTCACCCATTTGTATACCAAGAATTTACTCTTGAATCGCTTCCTCTCTTCACCCTTAATGCTGCTAATGTTTGGTCTATGTTAGAGTAATTAATGACTCTCTCATTAGTGTTAATCTTTAcatgagtattgctggaaaaaaagacACACTTTACTTAAGCTTCGTTCTTGCAATCATCAGGACAGTTTGCAAGAAATACAACATAAATGTTTGTTTGTATTGATATGAGAGCAGTATacaggtgttgccatggagaatgtgtCAGTTAGATTGATTTACAGTTAATTGCCAGGCTCTGTTCAAGTTTTAACCCAGTCAGCTTGACTCTGGTCAAGGTATTGTCCTAAGAAATGAACTAGAGAATGTTTAAAAACAAGCTGTTATTCTGCATTTCTGAATGAATATTTAATCTGTACTGCTTATACCTTACAGAAATAAATTTTAATGGAAATTTCACAATGTCGTTTTTATTTGGTAACCTAAAATATAGACCTGTAAGATTAGTGGCTCCTATATTGTTCCTTAATTTCAACCAGATAGATTTTGTCTTTGACCCATGAAGTACATCATCCCTCTTCCCTTCATTATCTTTCCTAAATACTTTATAGCCAAGAATACTGTCTCCATTCCTGTTCCTGGTTTGAGACAGGCCTGCAATTCTCCAGTATTATTTACTGCGCTCTGTATATTTGCTTTAAACCCATTTTTAGTATTCCTCATTGTTTTACGAATGTAACTGACACTAGAAGATGGGAAAAGGTACATGTAATAGAATTGGAATTCAGACTCACTAGTAGGTTTCTGCTCTGCCTGACTTAATTATACATTGCAGAGGGAGAGCATTGGTTGAAGAGGGGGAGATTTCCTTTTTTTCAACATTTATCTgcagtttatggggtgaatttccATCTTGAGCAGTGACTAATGGAGTGGAACAGTCATCCATTTGAATttgactctggatcagtggtgctggaagagcacagcaattcaggcagcatccgaggacaggcctgaattgctgtgctcttccagcaccactgatccagaatctggtttccagcatctgcagtcattgtttttaccccatttgAATTTTACCCCAAGCAAAGCTTTCAGTCATTTACCTGAACTGTCACCAAGAGCATTTCTTTATATCCCTGACATGGTTgcttatttaagacagatgaggaatttATTTTCATAGATGGTAGTGAACCTGTGGCATTCGTTATCACGAGGGTTGTCatggctggatcattaagtatagtCAAGGCTGACATAGAGAGATttgtaatcagtaagagaatcaagggttaggaGAAAAGGCAAGacagtagagttgaggattatcagatcagcagccttgatctcattgaatgccagagcagacttgatgggctgaataacctacttctCCTCTAGGTCTTACGGTGGAGTTTGCAAACAAGCATGAAATGTGCACTCCACTTTgctcttttatttcaaaaggaatgggataTAAAAGTaaagaggttttgctaaaacttaacatggcactagtcagaccataaCTGGAATACTATGAACGGTTTTGAGtcccttgtttaaggaaagatgtagtggtattggaggcaatccagagaatattcactagattgatcccaggtgTGGAGAGTTTTCTttaagaggagaggttgaataggttagacCTGCACtgatttggagtttagaagaatgaaaccttattgaaatattaaagattcttgagggacttgacagggttgcTGCAGAAAAGTTGTTTCTTCTTGGACTGGCTAGGACCAGAGGTGACAGTCTTAGAACAAGGAGTCACAGATTTAAGACcacagatggggaggaatttcttctcctcaGAGCatactgaatctgtggaattgtgtactgcagagggctattgaggctgggttgttaagtatattcaaagctgagataaacCGATCTCTAATCATTCAGGGAATCATGGATTATGgggaaaaatggagttgaggattatcagatcagccatgatctgattgaatggcagagcagtctcaataggccaaatagcctatcTTTTGTTCTTGCAACTTAAAGACATCATTAATTCTGCTCCAGCTTCAACTTATttgctgaaatcctcatccatGCTTTTGTTATCTCTAGATTTCATTATTTCAACAGGCTCCTGGCTGGTTTCCCACAAACTACCTTCCATAAAATTGAGGTGATGCAAAAGTCTGTCGCATAGCTCTCATCCAATCCCATTCACCATCTCCAAAGCTCTGTTGAATTCCCTTTGCTGTGTGTGAAGCATTGTTGTACTGCACTGCCTCTTTAACATTGCCATACAACCATGTGTTTAAAGGGTTTATTGCTCATGTGCAAACTTTGTTTGGGCCAATGTGGCACATTCCTgattatagaggtgtacagcacagaaacagacctcttccatgctgaccagatatcctaacatcatctaatctcatttgtcagcacttgacccatatccctctaaaccctttctattcatatatgcatccagatgccttttaaatgttgtatttggactagcctccaccacttcctctggtagctcattccatacgtgcaacaccctgtgtgaaaatgttagcccttaggtccctttttttaaaatcttgaccctctcctaaacctatgccgtttagttctggacttccccactccaggaaaagaccttgtctggttgtaagtttgcttgctgagccagCGGGTCTGCTTTCAGATGCCCTGTTGCCAGGCAACACTACAAATGAGCCTCCATCGAAGCACTGATACTCCATCCTGCCCCCTATCCATGTGTCCTGGTCCACTGGGGCATGCAACACCAGGCAAACTCCCCATCCGAGAGGCTAGTAAATGGGGCCCAAACTGATGCGCCCACTGATGGCGGTCTGGTCCGAACGCCAGGCCCCCAGGAACACCCGTGCGCGTCCCTGCAAGCTGCTCCATGCAGCTAAGAGAAATGTTGTCCTGTTGAATTACATTCATTGGTAAATCAATATCTAGATTTTAATGTTTTCCTTCTTGCTTTCAAATCCTGCTATCGCTTGGCCCCTCCATcctctgcattttttttcaacatttagTAACCTGCCCTCTTGAGCATCGCTGCATTTGATCATTCTGTCATTTTGTAGCTGTGCCTTCAGATGCTAAGGaccaaagctctggaattctttctACCTGTCTGCGTTTTCTCCTTGGATTTTGAGTGCACTATGCTGCAATCTTATTTTCAGGCATGTTCTGCTATGATAGTTACAAAATCCTATATATTCTCAGGCAGTTGAATAGAATTTTCCGGCGCATTTTCGGCTTGATTTTAGTTGTTATAGAATAAGTTTGGTCTTCAGATTAATGATGTGATTAGATTCACGCTTTAGATTGAAACAGCTAAAATTCTTGAAACTGCATTCACTTGAACCACAGCATTTtcacttcaacttttaaattctcattttttttttggatgtgACATTACAGACAAAAAGATTGGCATGGTAGTATAGTGAttagcaccagagacctgtgttcaattcttcTAACCttggtgactctgtgtggagtgtgcgAGTTCTCCTTGTGACTGCGTTGGTTTCTGCAGAatgttcaggtttcctcccacattccaaagatatgtaggttaagtgcattggccatgttaaatcacCTTGtactgcaggctaggtggattagccatggtaaatgtgaagttatggggatggggtgggtctgggttgaaTGCTGTTTGAAAGGTcaatgcagactcagtgggctgaataacctctttCTGTATTGTAGGAATTTTTTGAATCTATGAAAGGAAATAACTGGTGAGCAAAGAAAAGTGAAGCCTTATTGCTGTTTCCATGTTGATGTCTTGTATTAATAATGTCTTTGTCATGACAGGTACTACTTCATGCTTTAACTCACAGCATTCAAATATAATACATTTCCTCACAATTCTTATTGTTAAACTTTAAAAAACATGaatattaaattattttcttGCCATTACAGTTTACCTTTGGTCAACCCAGTCTTCTCTTTTGCACTATTGTTgtctttttttaactttgtatttaaCTTCATCAAAATTATGCATTAGTTTCCTTCCTTGATTTTGAATCCAGGCCACATGAATCAGATGGAAATCAAGAAAAGAACTGGTCACTTTGGAGAATAATGTACAttatggaaagaaatctgctatccttacctgatctggcctagatgtgacatGAGTCACAACCCACATGGCTGTCTGTTGTCTGTGGAGTGGCCTATCATAAGCCACTGTTGTATTGAATGACTTCAGTAGTTCAATGTCTTTGGGATATATTTAAATACGGTTATATAGAGGGTTTTCCTTCACCATAGTGGAGGCCTGGCTGCATTATGTACTTAGAAAGTAGCTGACCCCCCAATTCATTATTTGTACTTGCTGTGGTGCTTCTTCAAAAACTGAAAGGCGTCAGATTGGACCTCCAACTTCAAAAGCTCATTCACCACTCTTAGAGACAGGCTTCCTGTAAAGTTATGTCAGTTTAAGGATTAACCTCCATGAAAATCTTGATCATTTTCCCACAGGAAGCAGGTTTGAGAAAAACAGGCCTGATTCCTGATTTCTATGTCTCCTCAAATAAAATTGTTCAGCATTTTAAATTTCTTTGTCATGTCACTTCTTAACCGTCCTGTTCATCATTTCCTGATAGTTAATAATGTTGCAGCTCTGGCATATCCTTATAACTCTTTTTTGTAACCTTTCCAATACCTCCTACATGGTTTTCATGATATGCATTATTGATTTTAATAAAGTTCTATttttaagttgtttttttttcccccagtggTGCCATATTCTATCCCAACTAAAGCCAGGCCAGTTATATGCTTTCCGTTGCTTCTTCTCAAATTCATTTTTAGAAGTACGGTATGGTTTGACTTGTCCATGAACTATttgctctctctttgtctcttgtATGTGTTCATTACTAACAGCCTGGCTGAGATTAGATACTCATCAGGAGTGTTAAATTCATGGTATTTCTAAACAATTTATTCTGCTTCAAACCTATTATTCATTTAAGGTTGGTTCCAATACCAACCAGCTAATTATTTGTAATAATTTTGAACATATTAGTATATTtgtaatgttaattgttttctgTTTTCCTCAAATAAAGACAATGGAACTGTTTGAAGAAGAattgacctgtcccatctgttgTTGTTTACTTGAAGATCCACGGGTTCTCCCTTGTTCACACAATTTCTGTAAGCGATGTTTAGAAGGCATCttggaaggaaatgggagagGTATGCATTCcaaaatcccttttaaatgtccAACTTGCCGCAAAGAAACTCCCACCATGGGAATTAGCAATTTGCAAGTGAATTATTCACTGAGGGGAATAATAGAGAAATACAACAGGATTCAGATCATACCAAAAGTTCCAATCTGCAAGAAGCATAGTGGACAACCACTGAATATCTTTTGCTCAACAGACCTTCAATTAATCTGTGGATTTTGTGCTACCATGGGAGATCATGAAGGTCATTCCTTCTGTGCCATCAATGATGCCTACAAAGAGGAGAGAGAAGCTTTTGATGGACTTTTCCAAGGCCTTGAAACCTGGTGTTCTGCTGATGTGCAGTCATGTCTTGAGAAACTAGAAAATGACAAGAAAAAGTCCCTGCAATTAATAAGCAAGGATGCAAAAAAGGTCATGGAATATTTTACTAAGTTGCAGCACACACTCGAACagaaaaagaatgagattcttTCAGATTTTGAAACCATGAAGCTGGTGGTAATGCAGGCCTATGAtccagaaataaataaattgaagatgattcttgAAGAACAGAAAAAAGCTTTTGCTTTGGCAGAGACATTTAAGGATGTCACTGATCCAGTCTTATTTCTACAACAGATGCAAGAGTTTCgcagtaaaattaaaattgtaAAGGAAACCCCATTGCCTTCCTGCTCTGTAGAGGTGCATCCTGTAATGAAAAATTTCAATACTAGCCATTGGGATAGGGTGAGGCTGAAAGATGTTGATAAGGTTACTTTACCTACAGAAACTTACACCTTCAGATTTAAAACGCCCACTAAAAAGTCAGGTAGAGTCCTTGCAGTTTTTATTATTTTCCTCCTGCTTTTTGCAGTGGCATTCTGTCATTGTGAGGTAGTACTGAGCCTAGAGATTTTGAAAAGTCAAGTGATCGCATTCACTGACTTGTTGTATTATAGTGAGATTACAGATGTATTTTCACGTGCGTGTAGAAGTACTGCTGAAGAGCTGTGGCAGTATATAGCAGAATTTATGCAAACATAAAATGCTGTAACTAGATTGAAATATCACTGCTGAATCTGCAGTTACACCATTGACCAATGTGGAGTTGCATCTGAGATCTGTAGGATCAGATATCTGGGACTAATATCTTTCACTAACAAGGTACAATACACCAGAATGTAATCAATATTTTAAGTATTTTCACAAATGAGGATTTTCAGTTTTAGATTCATTTTCGAATTTACAACAGTTGTGATTCTAAATTTCATTAGATAGACACATTTTAGCTGTTTATATTGTGCCTAAATGACTGGAGACTGTTGTAATTGAATAGTAGTCTCCCCCATCAGATTTATTTTGTCTTTGCTGTGATGATCTGGAAAGGATCTAATGAAATTAAATGTCTTTGGTGAGTAATAATTATCAATTTTCTAAACTACCACTTGTATTGAATATTCCAGATGCATATGCTTGCACACAGTGATGCGTATCTATTTCTGTAAAAAGTAGTATTGCAGCTTTTCTTTCTACTTGTTTCACCGAAATGAATGTAATGTTATTTTTATGGTCTGAGTATTTTTATGGATGAGTACAGTTGTGCATATTATTATAGAATTGTAAAGTACATTCCTCAGTATGGTGCATATGCTGACTAAAACTGATTCTGGATACTTGTGTTTAATAAATGTTTTAATAATTTATGGATGCCTATTATTTTAGAAATCAATTCCGGAATACTTAGTTTTATTATAACGTAATATTTACATATGTTCTCACTTGGATTGAGATTACTGTCCTTGTACATCATCTACACCTTAAGTGTATCAATAAAAGAAATGGTGATTTCTACATAATTCAGTCTACAGAAGTAGAAAGCATAATATCTATCATTCTACGGTTCTGTTAAAATACATTTCATAAATTTTCTTAGcttttttaaagaagtgaaaAATTCCATCACTGGATTACCAGCAATCAAGAAAATGATTGGCATTAAAATGCAAACTGTGGTATATTTGGCTCcgtctgatttttaaattttgtttgggATTCACCGTACAGGGCTGAACTAGCTGTCATATTCGTACACCTTTTTTCCTCCCTCTTCCCTTCTCCACCCTCACACCCTTTTTAATGCAAAACTATAACTCTCCAGTTAAAATGTTAACAATTCTTACTGTAAGCAGTGAGCCAATCACAAGGTTTTCTTGAAATAAAGAAGGAGCAAGTTTATTAGTGCGTATTCCAAGAAAATTATTAAAGATGAAACAAGTGTAGAGCCTTTGTGCCGTCATTTAGGATTCTCTTGTTGCCTCTTTCACACTGTCTTTCTCACACAgacaaacaaagttaaaagtagaTTATATCCAATACAAATGAATTTGTCTTAAGAATATACAGTTGTTATAGGCGAGACCCCCTcaacacatttcaagaaagtagcccggaccctaacgTTGCTAGTTGGTTTAAGCAGGCattaagtggatattccaggagtgatgcaggtgGCCTAACCACTTAACtttcaacaaaacagaatttattttcaagattgcggaatgaaacacaaacaaaagagaacagaataatttaacctatccgcaaacccaacagactatcccaacttaatgatgttgttgcAAGTAGTTGCaacataaacaccccttggccaaaaaaggtaaaatcaaagacaaggtcttacaggagaaagagagagagagagagagattcagcgtgaagcaccttcttccatgtagctgtttcttggactaGTATCCTCAAAACTGATGAGCAGCTCTGaacccaaaccagagaaaagctgaactgggagaactggccactcccctttcattgtacaagtgtttcttttaaaacgTAAAAGCTTCCTCAAGTAGATCAACCCCAGACATTTTGGAGTGTGTTTCTTTATGACctcctgatttaaaaaaaatcaaggacgaCCTAAccctgtta
Coding sequences within:
- the trim13 gene encoding tripartite motif-containing 13, whose translation is MELFEEELTCPICCCLLEDPRVLPCSHNFCKRCLEGILEGNGRGMHSKIPFKCPTCRKETPTMGISNLQVNYSLRGIIEKYNRIQIIPKVPICKKHSGQPLNIFCSTDLQLICGFCATMGDHEGHSFCAINDAYKEEREAFDGLFQGLETWCSADVQSCLEKLENDKKKSLQLISKDAKKVMEYFTKLQHTLEQKKNEILSDFETMKLVVMQAYDPEINKLKMILEEQKKAFALAETFKDVTDPVLFLQQMQEFRSKIKIVKETPLPSCSVEVHPVMKNFNTSHWDRVRLKDVDKVTLPTETYTFRFKTPTKKSGRVLAVFIIFLLLFAVAFCHCEVVLSLEILKSQVIAFTDLLYYSEITDVFSRACRSTAEELWQYIAEFMQT